Part of the Candidatus Afararchaeum irisae genome, AGATATACTTCATCGCCGACCTCGACCTCGCCCTGCTTGACAGTACCGCTCGCCACGGTTCCGACCCCTGTGACCTCGTAAGTTCTGTCTATGTACATCTCGAACTCCTCGTCGCTCTCGATCTCGCCGTGTGTCTTCGGAAGCTCCCTGAATATCTCATCGAGAGTGTCGAGACCCTCCATCGTCACCGCACTCGTCCTCAGTATCGGGACTATGACACCGCGTGGCAGACGGTCTACGGCGGTCTCAACGCCCCTGTCCTCGACGCTGTGGGGGATCTTTCCGACGTTCTTGAGGAGTTCGGCGACCTCCTCCTCAACCTCTTCGAGCCTCTCGTCTGAGACGAGGTCTGACTTCGTGACTGCGACTATTGTCGGAAGGTCGGCGGCGAGAAGAATCCCGAGGTGCTCACGTGTTATATGTGTGGGACCGTCGTCTGCGGCGACTGTGACGAGTCCGTAGTCGAGCTTCTGACCCATTATGCCTCTTATAGTCGTCTTGAGCCACGGCTCGTGTCCGACTGTGTCGACGAAGCTCACGAGCTTCTCGGAGTTCTCGACGACGCTAGACCTCTCGCGTTTCGAGAGCGGGTTGTTCATCCTCACAGGCTCCTCTGACCCCGACTCGAAGCCGTAGACTCCGTAGCTCAGATCCGCCGAGAGACCCCTGTCCATCTCGTGAGGCTGGACGTCGAGGTAGACACGTGTGCTCCCGTCTCCGTCGTCGGGTGTTCCCGTCACTAAGCTCCCGACGAGTGTCGACTTGCCGTGGTCTACGTGTCCCGCGGTTCCGACGACCAAGTGGTCTTTGTCCTCGTATGCGTTCGTGATACTAACGACGGCGACCTCCCCGGTTCCTACGTCGTGAGTCTCGACTTCACGTAGGGCTGCGTCCGCCTCTCCGGCTATCACAGACAGAACACTTATGCTCTCGTCGAGCTCTTCGTCGCTGATTCCTTCGAGACCTCCGTCGTCGGTAACACCCACGACGTAAGTAGCCGATCCTCCCCCCGTGAGGATACGGTGTTTCATCTGTGCAGCAAGAGATTCGAGACGCCCGGATTCGAGGTGAGTCTGTCTTTCGAGCCTTTCCTTGAACTCTATGTTCTCACGCTCGCCGTCCTCGACGAGCCGGGCTAACTCCATACACTACGTTTGTGTGGTGGTAACAAAAGTCTTCCCCCTAGCCGACCTCGTAACTCCTTATCGTGCTGTTCGACCCGTCGTACTCGCCGACTACTGTGACTGTGGTTCTCGAGTCTGGCTTTAGGTTTATCGTATCGCCGATGTCGCTACTCCCGACCGGAGCCCACGTACTGTCTATCTTCGACGTGCCACTTTTAGTGTATCTCACGTATATGCTGTCTGCCCTCGGTGCCGTGATAAGTCTGATATTGACGCTGCCTCCCCTCTCTTCTATAGAGACTCCCGCTTGGGCGTTCTGGTTGATCTCCTCGCCACCTACTTGTATAAACGTGACACCTACAGCAGCGGCTATTATTACTGTTATC contains:
- a CDS encoding GTP-binding protein encodes the protein MELARLVEDGERENIEFKERLERQTHLESGRLESLAAQMKHRILTGGGSATYVVGVTDDGGLEGISDEELDESISVLSVIAGEADAALREVETHDVGTGEVAVVSITNAYEDKDHLVVGTAGHVDHGKSTLVGSLVTGTPDDGDGSTRVYLDVQPHEMDRGLSADLSYGVYGFESGSEEPVRMNNPLSKRERSSVVENSEKLVSFVDTVGHEPWLKTTIRGIMGQKLDYGLVTVAADDGPTHITREHLGILLAADLPTIVAVTKSDLVSDERLEEVEEEVAELLKNVGKIPHSVEDRGVETAVDRLPRGVIVPILRTSAVTMEGLDTLDEIFRELPKTHGEIESDEEFEMYIDRTYEVTGVGTVASGTVKQGEVEVGDEVYLGPTSDGDFRRAEVRSIEMHYHRVEKAKPGNIVGVALKGKKVDEVEISRGMALTSDPDAESVREFEAEVMVLNHPTRIREGYEPVVHLETVSEAAVFEPEGGHLLPGQEGKAKLRFKFRPYMVKEGQKFVFREGKSKGVGTVTRVGTGEDED
- a CDS encoding type IV pilin N-terminal domain-containing protein, giving the protein MIRRRRLKQDRGVSPVIGVVLMVAITVIIAAAVGVTFIQVGGEEINQNAQAGVSIEERGGSVNIRLITAPRADSIYVRYTKSGTSKIDSTWAPVGSSDIGDTINLKPDSRTTVTVVGEYDGSNSTIRSYEVG